One segment of Streptomyces sp. YIM 121038 DNA contains the following:
- a CDS encoding homoserine dehydrogenase, translating to MRTRPLKVALLGCGVVGSEVARIMTTHADDLTARIGAPVELAGVAVRRPSKVRAGIDPALVTTDATALVKRGDIDVVVEVIGGIEPARTLITTAFEHGASVVSANKALIAQDGAALHAAAEQHGRDLYYEAAVAGAIPLIRPLRESLAGDKVNRVLGIVNGTTNFILDKMDTTGAGYQEALDEATALGYAEADPTADVEGFDAAAKAAILAGIAFHTRVRLDDVHREGMTEVTAADFASAKRMGCTIKLLAICERAADGGSVTARVHPAMIPLSHPLASVREAYNAVFVEAEAAGQLMFYGPGAGGAPTASAVLGDLVAVCRNKLGESTGPGDSAYTQLPVSSMGEVVTRFHISLDVADKPGVLAQVATVFAEHGVSIDTVRQTVKDGEASLVVVTHRAPDAALSGTVEALRNLDTVRGVASIMRVEGE from the coding sequence ATGCGTACGCGTCCGCTGAAGGTGGCGCTGCTGGGCTGTGGGGTCGTCGGCTCAGAGGTGGCGCGCATCATGACGACGCACGCCGACGACCTCACAGCCAGGATCGGCGCCCCGGTGGAGCTCGCCGGGGTCGCCGTCCGGCGCCCCTCCAAGGTGCGTGCGGGCATCGACCCGGCGCTCGTGACGACGGACGCCACCGCGCTCGTCAAACGCGGGGACATCGACGTCGTCGTCGAGGTCATCGGCGGCATCGAGCCCGCCCGCACCCTCATCACCACCGCCTTCGAGCACGGCGCCTCCGTGGTCTCGGCGAACAAGGCGCTCATCGCCCAGGACGGCGCGGCCCTGCACGCCGCCGCCGAGCAGCACGGGCGCGACCTCTACTACGAGGCGGCCGTCGCGGGCGCGATCCCGCTGATCAGGCCGCTGCGCGAGTCGCTCGCCGGTGACAAGGTCAACCGCGTCCTCGGCATCGTGAACGGCACGACCAACTTCATCCTCGACAAGATGGACACCACGGGCGCGGGCTACCAGGAAGCCCTGGACGAGGCCACCGCCCTCGGGTACGCGGAGGCCGACCCGACCGCCGACGTCGAGGGCTTCGACGCCGCCGCCAAGGCCGCGATCCTCGCCGGCATCGCCTTCCACACCCGGGTGCGCCTCGACGACGTCCACCGCGAGGGGATGACCGAGGTCACCGCGGCCGACTTCGCGTCCGCGAAGCGCATGGGCTGCACCATCAAGCTGCTCGCCATCTGCGAGCGGGCCGCCGACGGCGGCTCCGTCACCGCCCGCGTGCACCCCGCGATGATTCCGCTCAGCCACCCGCTGGCGAGCGTCCGCGAGGCGTACAACGCGGTCTTCGTGGAGGCCGAGGCCGCCGGCCAGCTCATGTTCTACGGCCCCGGCGCGGGCGGCGCGCCGACCGCCTCCGCCGTCCTCGGCGACCTGGTCGCGGTGTGCCGCAACAAGCTCGGCGAGTCCACCGGACCCGGTGACTCCGCCTACACCCAGCTGCCCGTGAGCTCCATGGGCGAGGTCGTCACGCGGTTCCACATCAGCCTCGACGTGGCCGACAAGCCGGGCGTGCTCGCCCAGGTGGCCACGGTCTTCGCCGAGCACGGTGTCTCCATCGACACCGTCCGCCAGACGGTCAAGGACGGCGAGGCCTCCCTCGTCGTCGTCACGCACCGCGCGCCCGACGCCGCCCTCAGCGGCACCGTCGAGGCGCTGCGCAATCTCGACACCGTGCGTGGTGTCGCCAGCATCATGCGGGTTGAAGGGGAGTAA
- the thrC gene encoding threonine synthase → MTHQWRGIIEEYRDRLPVSDTTPVVTLREGGTPLVPAQVLSERTGCEVHLKVEGANPTGSFKDRGMTMAITKAKEDGAKAVICASTGNTSASAAAYAVRAGMVCAVLVPQGKIALGKMGQALVYGSKILQVDGNFDDCLNLARGLSENYPVALVNSVNSYRIEGQKTASFEIVDALGAAPDIHVLPVGNAGNITAYWKGYQEYAADQVATSTPRMWGFQASGSAPIVRGEIVKDPSTIATAIRIGNPASWQHALAARDESGGFIDEVTDREILRAYKLLASQEGVFVEPASAASVAGLLKAVEQGKVDKGQRIVCTVTGNGLKDPDWAVAGAPQPVTVPVDAAAAAERLGLA, encoded by the coding sequence ATGACCCACCAGTGGCGCGGAATCATCGAGGAGTACCGGGACCGTCTCCCCGTCTCCGACACCACGCCGGTCGTGACGCTCCGTGAGGGCGGTACGCCGCTCGTGCCCGCGCAGGTGCTCTCCGAGCGCACCGGCTGCGAGGTCCACCTCAAGGTCGAGGGCGCGAACCCGACGGGGTCCTTCAAGGACCGCGGCATGACCATGGCGATCACCAAGGCCAAGGAGGACGGCGCCAAGGCCGTCATCTGCGCCTCCACCGGCAACACCTCGGCGTCGGCCGCCGCCTACGCCGTCCGCGCGGGCATGGTCTGCGCGGTCCTGGTGCCGCAGGGCAAGATCGCCCTGGGCAAGATGGGCCAGGCGCTCGTCTACGGCTCGAAGATCCTCCAGGTCGACGGCAACTTCGACGACTGTCTGAACCTGGCCCGCGGCCTGTCCGAGAACTACCCGGTGGCCCTGGTCAACTCGGTCAACTCGTACCGCATCGAGGGCCAGAAGACCGCCTCGTTCGAGATCGTGGACGCCCTGGGCGCCGCCCCGGACATCCACGTCCTGCCGGTCGGCAACGCGGGCAACATCACGGCCTACTGGAAGGGCTACCAGGAGTACGCCGCCGACCAGGTGGCCACGAGCACCCCGCGCATGTGGGGCTTCCAGGCCTCGGGGTCGGCGCCCATCGTGCGCGGCGAGATCGTCAAGGACCCCTCGACGATCGCCACCGCGATTCGCATCGGCAACCCCGCGTCGTGGCAGCACGCCCTCGCCGCGCGCGACGAGTCGGGCGGCTTCATCGACGAGGTGACGGACCGTGAGATCCTGCGCGCCTACAAGCTGTTGGCCTCCCAGGAGGGCGTCTTCGTCGAGCCCGCGTCCGCCGCGTCCGTCGCCGGTCTGCTGAAGGCCGTCGAGCAGGGCAAGGTCGACAAGGGCCAGCGCATCGTCTGCACGGTCACCGGCAACGGCCTGAAGGACCCGGACTGGGCGGTCGCGGGTGCCCCGCAGCCGGTCACCGTCCCGGTGGACGCGGCGGCCGCCGCGGAGCGCCTGGGCCTGGCGTAA
- the thrB gene encoding homoserine kinase: MAGPAFRAAAVRVRVPATSANLGPGFDALGLSLGLYDDVVVRVADSGLHVDIAGEGSDTLPRDESHLLVRSLRTAFDLLGGQPRGLEVVCANRIPHGRGLGSSSAAICAGIVAARAVTIGGEARLDDAALLELATEIEGHPDNVAACLLGGFTASWMDGSAARAIRMDPVDSIVPVVFVPGKPVLTETARGLLPRTVPHVDAAVNAGRAALLVEALTRRPELLLPATEDRLHQEYRAPAMPESAALVESLRADGVPAVISGAGPTVLALVDDSAADKVARLAGEGWAANRLALDPAGASVLPLAP, translated from the coding sequence ATGGCCGGTCCCGCGTTCCGCGCCGCCGCCGTCAGGGTGCGCGTCCCCGCCACCAGCGCCAACCTCGGCCCGGGCTTCGACGCCCTCGGCCTGTCGCTGGGGCTCTACGACGACGTGGTCGTACGCGTCGCCGACTCCGGCCTGCACGTCGACATCGCAGGCGAGGGCAGCGACACCCTCCCGCGCGACGAGTCGCACCTGCTCGTACGCTCCCTGCGCACCGCCTTCGACCTGCTCGGCGGGCAGCCGCGCGGCCTGGAGGTCGTCTGCGCCAACCGCATCCCGCACGGGCGCGGCCTCGGCTCCTCGTCCGCCGCGATCTGCGCCGGGATCGTCGCCGCGCGCGCGGTGACCATAGGCGGCGAGGCCCGGCTCGACGACGCCGCGCTCCTGGAGCTGGCCACCGAGATCGAAGGCCACCCCGACAACGTCGCGGCCTGCCTGCTCGGCGGCTTCACGGCCTCCTGGATGGACGGCTCCGCGGCCCGCGCCATCAGGATGGACCCCGTCGATTCCATCGTTCCGGTGGTTTTCGTGCCCGGAAAGCCCGTGCTCACCGAAACCGCCCGCGGACTGCTGCCGCGCACCGTCCCGCACGTGGACGCGGCCGTCAACGCGGGCCGGGCGGCCCTGCTCGTCGAGGCCCTGACCAGGCGCCCCGAGCTGCTGCTGCCCGCCACCGAGGACCGCCTGCACCAGGAGTACCGCGCCCCGGCCATGCCGGAGAGCGCCGCCCTGGTGGAGAGCCTGCGCGCCGACGGCGTACCCGCGGTGATCTCCGGCGCGGGGCCCACGGTCCTCGCGCTGGTCGACGACAGTGCGGCCGACAAGGTCGCACGCCTGGCGGGCGAGGGCTGGGCGGCGAACCGCCTGGCACTGGACCCGGCGGGCGCGAGTGTGCTGCCGCTGGCTCCCTGA
- the rho gene encoding transcription termination factor Rho translates to MSDTTDLMGVTADTPATDASAAPATGASAGSRRRRGTGLEGMVLAELQQVASGLGIKGTARMRKSQLIEVIKEAQAAGGAPAKAAAGADTASAPAKPKRRATSKARTGEAAEKAAKSDDAPAEQPKAPAQQQIDIPGQPASDDKPGRARRRVTAEAGSPETVSAEAKSQGEAKAEAPRAEQSEAKSDRGERADKGDDQQGEGRQGRRDRQGRGRDRDRGERGDRGDRQDRGDRRGNKGDEQQGGNRKDQGGRQDRQDRKEQDDFDDDGSGRRGRRGRYRDRRGRRGREDFAGEPQLSEDDVLIPVAGILDILDNYAFIRTSGYLPGPNDVYVSLAQVRKNGLRKGDHVTGAVRQPKDGERREKFNALVRLDSVNGMAPEHGRGRPEFNKLTPLYPQDRLRLETDPGVLTTRIIDLVAPIGKGQRGLIVAPPKTGKTMIMQAIANAITHNNPECHLMVVLVDERPEEVTDMQRSVKGEVISSTFDRPAEDHTTVAELAIERAKRLVELGHDVVVLLDSITRLGRAYNLAAPASGRILSGGVDSTALYPPKRFFGAARNIEDGGSLTILATALVDTGSRMDEVIFEEFKGTGNAELKLDRKLADKRIFPAVDVDASGTRKEEILLGSDELAITWKLRRVLHALDQQQAIELLLDKMKQTKSNAEFLLQIQKTTPAPGNGND, encoded by the coding sequence GTGAGCGACACCACCGATCTGATGGGCGTGACTGCCGACACGCCCGCCACGGACGCCTCTGCGGCGCCTGCCACCGGTGCTTCGGCCGGGTCCCGGCGGCGCCGCGGCACCGGCCTCGAGGGCATGGTGCTGGCCGAACTGCAGCAGGTCGCATCGGGCCTCGGAATCAAGGGCACCGCGCGGATGCGCAAGAGCCAGCTGATCGAGGTCATCAAGGAGGCGCAGGCCGCAGGGGGAGCCCCGGCCAAGGCCGCCGCGGGCGCCGACACGGCTTCGGCCCCGGCCAAGCCGAAGCGCCGCGCCACCTCCAAGGCGCGCACCGGCGAGGCCGCCGAGAAGGCCGCCAAGTCCGACGACGCTCCGGCCGAGCAGCCCAAGGCCCCGGCCCAGCAGCAGATCGACATCCCCGGCCAGCCGGCGAGCGACGACAAGCCGGGCCGCGCCCGCCGCCGCGTCACCGCCGAGGCCGGCAGCCCCGAGACCGTCTCCGCCGAGGCCAAGAGCCAGGGCGAGGCGAAGGCCGAGGCCCCCAGGGCCGAGCAGTCCGAGGCGAAGTCCGACCGCGGCGAGCGCGCCGACAAGGGCGACGACCAGCAGGGCGAGGGCCGCCAGGGCCGCCGCGACCGCCAGGGCCGTGGCCGCGACCGTGACCGCGGCGAGCGGGGCGACCGCGGTGACCGCCAGGACCGCGGCGACCGCCGCGGCAACAAGGGCGACGAGCAGCAGGGCGGCAACCGCAAGGACCAGGGCGGCCGCCAGGACCGTCAGGACCGCAAGGAGCAGGACGACTTCGACGACGACGGCAGCGGCCGCCGCGGCCGGCGCGGCCGCTACCGCGACCGCCGTGGGCGTCGTGGCCGCGAGGACTTCGCGGGCGAGCCGCAGCTGTCCGAGGACGACGTCCTGATCCCGGTCGCGGGCATCCTGGACATCCTCGACAACTACGCGTTCATCCGTACGTCGGGCTACCTCCCCGGTCCCAACGACGTGTACGTCTCCCTCGCCCAGGTCCGCAAGAACGGCCTGCGCAAGGGTGACCACGTCACCGGTGCGGTGCGCCAGCCCAAGGACGGCGAGCGCCGCGAGAAGTTCAACGCCCTGGTGCGCCTGGACTCCGTCAACGGCATGGCGCCCGAACACGGCCGCGGGCGGCCGGAGTTCAACAAGCTGACGCCCCTTTACCCGCAGGACCGGCTCCGTCTGGAGACCGACCCGGGCGTGCTGACCACCCGCATCATCGACCTGGTCGCGCCCATCGGAAAGGGCCAGCGCGGTCTGATCGTGGCCCCGCCGAAGACCGGCAAGACCATGATCATGCAGGCGATCGCCAACGCGATCACGCACAACAACCCCGAGTGCCACCTGATGGTCGTCCTGGTCGACGAGCGTCCGGAAGAGGTCACCGACATGCAGCGGTCGGTGAAGGGCGAGGTCATCTCCTCGACCTTCGACCGTCCCGCCGAGGACCACACCACGGTCGCCGAGCTCGCCATCGAGCGCGCCAAGCGGCTGGTGGAGCTGGGCCACGACGTCGTCGTCCTGCTCGACTCGATCACGCGTCTGGGCCGTGCGTACAACCTCGCCGCCCCGGCCTCCGGCCGCATCCTGTCCGGTGGTGTCGACTCGACCGCCCTGTACCCGCCGAAGCGCTTCTTCGGTGCGGCCCGCAACATCGAGGACGGCGGCTCGCTGACCATCCTCGCCACCGCCCTGGTGGACACCGGGTCCCGCATGGACGAGGTCATCTTCGAGGAGTTCAAGGGCACCGGCAACGCCGAGCTCAAGCTCGACCGCAAGCTCGCCGACAAGCGCATCTTCCCCGCGGTGGACGTCGACGCGTCCGGCACCCGCAAGGAGGAGATCCTGCTCGGCAGCGACGAGCTCGCCATCACCTGGAAGCTGCGCCGGGTGCTGCACGCGCTCGACCAGCAGCAGGCCATCGAGCTGCTCCTGGACAAGATGAAGCAGACGAAGTCGAACGCCGAGTTCCTGCTCCAGATCCAGAAGACGACCCCGGCGCCGGGCAACGGCAACGACTGA
- a CDS encoding LCP family protein, with protein MTDESRSADAKPKHRGKRGKRRKPRSTRKKALVISAWTAAGVVVLGGTGLGYVYFKLNGNIKGVDINAALGTDRPLDVDNGSQDILVLGSDSRSGDNGKYGKDEGAARSDTAMIVHVYKGHKKASVVSIPRDTLVTRPECAVKDGDGKTDPGGERRMFNTAYEVGGPACAVKTVEKMSGIRMDHYVEVDFTGFKKLIDTLGGVEITTKQAIKDKDSHLDLPAGEHKLNGEQALGLVRTRHAVGDGSDLGRIQLQQAFIKALINQVKDIDLFGNPKKLWDLADASTSAITTDSDLDTVKDLAGFANGLKGIGSGDMKMVTLPIQYDPADRNRVLPLEEAGRQVWDALRADKPIPKSATDKSAGDKGAAGKVVTSE; from the coding sequence ATGACCGACGAGAGCAGGTCCGCCGACGCGAAGCCGAAGCACCGCGGCAAGCGCGGCAAGCGCCGCAAACCGCGCAGCACGCGCAAGAAGGCCCTCGTCATATCCGCCTGGACCGCCGCGGGTGTGGTGGTCCTTGGCGGCACCGGCCTCGGCTACGTCTACTTCAAGCTCAACGGCAACATCAAGGGCGTCGACATCAACGCCGCGCTCGGCACCGACCGCCCCCTGGACGTCGACAACGGCTCCCAGGACATCCTCGTCCTCGGCTCCGACTCGCGCTCCGGCGACAACGGCAAGTACGGCAAGGACGAGGGCGCGGCCCGCTCCGACACCGCGATGATCGTCCACGTCTACAAGGGCCACAAGAAGGCCAGCGTGGTCTCCATCCCCCGCGACACCCTCGTCACCCGGCCCGAGTGCGCCGTCAAGGACGGCGACGGCAAGACCGACCCGGGCGGCGAGCGCCGGATGTTCAACACGGCGTACGAGGTGGGCGGCCCGGCCTGCGCGGTGAAGACCGTCGAGAAGATGTCCGGCATCCGCATGGACCACTACGTCGAGGTCGACTTCACGGGCTTCAAGAAGCTCATCGACACCCTCGGCGGCGTGGAGATCACCACCAAGCAGGCGATCAAGGACAAGGACAGCCACCTCGACCTGCCCGCGGGCGAGCACAAGCTGAACGGCGAGCAGGCCCTCGGCCTCGTCCGCACCCGGCACGCCGTCGGCGACGGCAGCGACCTCGGCCGCATCCAGCTCCAGCAGGCCTTCATCAAGGCGCTGATCAACCAGGTCAAGGACATCGACCTGTTCGGCAACCCGAAGAAGCTCTGGGACCTCGCGGACGCCTCGACCAGCGCCATCACCACCGACTCCGACCTGGACACGGTCAAGGACCTCGCGGGCTTCGCGAACGGCCTCAAGGGCATCGGCTCCGGCGACATGAAGATGGTCACGCTGCCGATCCAGTACGACCCGGCGGACCGGAACCGCGTCCTGCCCCTGGAGGAGGCCGGCCGGCAGGTCTGGGACGCCCTCCGGGCGGACAAGCCGATCCCCAAGTCGGCCACCGACAAGTCCGCGGGCGACAAGGGCGCCGCGGGCAAGGTCGTGACCAGCGAATAA
- the rpmE gene encoding 50S ribosomal protein L31, translating to MKRDIHPEYVETQVSCTCGASFTTRSTISGGAIRAEVCSECHPFYTGKQKILDTGGRVARFEARFGKAAGSAKK from the coding sequence TTGAAGCGCGACATCCACCCCGAGTACGTCGAGACGCAGGTCAGCTGCACCTGTGGCGCGTCGTTCACCACCCGCAGCACGATCTCCGGCGGCGCCATCCGCGCCGAGGTCTGCTCCGAGTGCCACCCGTTCTACACGGGCAAGCAGAAGATCCTCGACACCGGTGGCCGTGTGGCCCGCTTCGAGGCCCGCTTCGGCAAGGCTGCCGGCTCCGCCAAGAAGTAG
- the prfA gene encoding peptide chain release factor 1: protein MFEAVEELIGEHADLEQKLADPSVHADQANARKLNKRYAELTPIVATYRTWKQLGDDIDTARELAAEDPDFAAEVKDLTESRDEVTEKLRLLLVPRDPSDDKDVILEIKAGAGGDESALFAGDLLRMYLRYAERVGWKTEIIDSTESELGGYKDVQVAVKTKGGNGATEPGQGVWARLKYEGGVHRVQRVPATESQGRIHTSAAGVLVTPEAEEVDVEINMNDLRIDVYRSSGPGGQSVNTTDSAVRITHIPTGVVASCQNEKSQLQNKEQALRILRSRLLAAAQEEAEREAADARRSQVRTVDRSEKIRTYNFPENRISDHRVGFKAYNLDQVLDGELDAVIQACVDADSAAKLAAA from the coding sequence ATGTTCGAGGCGGTCGAGGAACTGATCGGCGAGCACGCCGATCTGGAGCAGAAGCTCGCCGACCCGTCGGTCCACGCCGACCAGGCCAACGCGCGCAAGCTCAACAAGCGCTACGCCGAGCTGACCCCGATCGTCGCCACGTACCGGACCTGGAAGCAGCTCGGTGACGACATCGACACCGCGCGTGAGCTGGCGGCCGAGGACCCCGACTTCGCGGCCGAGGTCAAGGACCTCACCGAGAGCCGCGACGAGGTCACCGAGAAGCTGCGGCTGCTCCTCGTGCCCCGTGACCCCAGCGACGACAAGGACGTCATCCTGGAGATCAAGGCGGGCGCGGGCGGCGACGAGTCGGCCCTGTTCGCGGGCGACCTCCTGCGCATGTACCTGCGGTACGCCGAGCGCGTCGGCTGGAAGACCGAGATCATCGACTCCACCGAGTCCGAGCTCGGCGGCTACAAGGACGTCCAGGTCGCCGTGAAGACCAAGGGCGGCAACGGCGCCACCGAGCCCGGCCAGGGCGTCTGGGCCCGGCTGAAGTACGAGGGCGGCGTGCACCGCGTGCAGCGCGTGCCCGCGACCGAGTCGCAGGGCCGCATCCACACCTCCGCGGCCGGCGTGCTCGTCACGCCCGAGGCGGAGGAGGTCGACGTCGAGATCAACATGAACGACCTGCGCATCGACGTCTACCGCTCCTCGGGCCCCGGCGGCCAGTCCGTCAACACCACCGACTCGGCCGTGCGCATCACGCACATCCCGACCGGTGTCGTCGCCTCCTGCCAGAACGAGAAGAGCCAGCTCCAGAACAAGGAGCAGGCCCTGCGTATCCTGCGCTCCAGGCTGCTCGCGGCGGCCCAGGAGGAGGCGGAGAGGGAGGCCGCGGACGCCCGCCGCAGCCAGGTCCGCACCGTCGACCGCTCCGAGAAGATCCGTACGTACAACTTCCCGGAAAACCGCATCTCCGACCACCGCGTGGGCTTCAAGGCGTACAACTTGGACCAGGTCCTCGACGGCGAGCTCGACGCGGTCATCCAGGCCTGTGTCGACGCGGACTCCGCCGCGAAGCTCGCCGCCGCCTAA
- the prmC gene encoding peptide chain release factor N(5)-glutamine methyltransferase, with translation MNLLLAEVAQATQRLADAGVPSPRNDAEELAAFVHGVKRGELHSVKDADFDARYWETIARREAREPLQHITGRAFFRYLELQVGPGVFVPRPETESVVGWAIDAVRAMDVVEPLIVDLCTGSGAIALALAQEVPRSRVHAVELSEDALNWTRKNVEGSRVTLHAGDARTALPELDGQVDLVVSNPPYIPLTEWEYVAPEARDYDPELALFSGEDGLDLIRGIERTAHRLLRPGGVVVVEHADTQGGLVPWIFTEERGWADAADHPDLNNRPRFATARKALP, from the coding sequence GTGAACCTGCTGCTAGCGGAAGTGGCCCAGGCCACCCAGCGGCTGGCCGACGCCGGCGTGCCCTCGCCGCGCAACGACGCGGAGGAGCTCGCCGCCTTCGTGCACGGGGTGAAACGGGGCGAGCTGCACTCCGTCAAGGACGCGGACTTCGACGCCCGCTACTGGGAGACGATCGCCCGCCGCGAGGCCCGCGAGCCGCTCCAGCACATCACGGGCCGCGCGTTCTTCCGCTATCTGGAGCTCCAGGTCGGCCCGGGCGTCTTCGTCCCGCGCCCGGAGACCGAGTCGGTCGTCGGCTGGGCCATAGACGCGGTCCGCGCGATGGACGTCGTCGAGCCGCTCATCGTCGACCTGTGCACCGGCAGCGGCGCCATCGCCCTCGCCCTGGCCCAGGAGGTGCCGCGCTCGCGCGTGCACGCCGTGGAGCTGTCCGAGGACGCCCTGAACTGGACCCGCAAGAACGTCGAGGGCTCCCGGGTCACCCTGCACGCCGGTGACGCGCGCACGGCCCTGCCGGAGCTCGACGGCCAGGTCGACCTCGTCGTCTCCAACCCCCCGTACATCCCGCTCACGGAGTGGGAGTACGTTGCGCCGGAGGCCCGGGACTACGATCCCGAACTCGCCCTGTTCTCCGGAGAGGACGGCCTCGACCTGATCCGCGGCATCGAGCGCACCGCGCACCGGCTGCTGCGGCCGGGCGGAGTCGTCGTCGTGGAGCACGCCGACACCCAGGGCGGTCTGGTGCCGTGGATCTTCACCGAGGAGCGTGGCTGGGCCGACGCGGCCGACCACCCCGACCTGAACAACCGGCCGCGGTTCGCGACCGCCCGCAAGGCGCTGCCGTGA
- a CDS encoding L-threonylcarbamoyladenylate synthase, whose product MARRYDTNDATDRTTGLREAASAVRRGELVVLPTDTVYGVGADAFSPEAVADLLDAKGRGRNMPTPVLIGSPNTLHGLVTDFSESAWELVDAFWPGALTLVAKQQPSLQWDLGDTRGTVAIRMPLHPVAIELLTEVGPMAVSSANLTGHPAPEDCDAAQEMLGDSISVYLDGGPTPGIVPSSIVDVTGKVPVLLRAGALDADELRKVVPDLEVAN is encoded by the coding sequence ATGGCACGGCGATACGACACCAACGACGCGACCGACCGTACGACCGGTCTGCGCGAGGCCGCGTCCGCCGTCCGCCGCGGCGAACTGGTGGTGCTGCCGACGGACACGGTGTACGGCGTGGGCGCGGACGCCTTCAGCCCGGAAGCCGTCGCCGACCTCCTCGACGCCAAGGGGCGCGGGCGGAACATGCCGACGCCCGTGCTCATCGGCTCCCCGAACACCCTCCACGGCCTCGTCACGGACTTCTCCGAGTCCGCCTGGGAGCTCGTCGACGCCTTCTGGCCCGGAGCCCTCACCCTCGTCGCCAAGCAGCAGCCCTCGCTCCAGTGGGACCTCGGGGACACCCGGGGCACCGTCGCCATCCGCATGCCGCTGCACCCCGTCGCGATCGAGCTCCTCACCGAGGTCGGCCCCATGGCGGTGTCCTCGGCGAACCTCACCGGACACCCGGCGCCCGAGGACTGCGACGCCGCCCAGGAGATGCTGGGCGACTCCATCTCCGTCTACCTGGACGGCGGCCCCACCCCCGGCATCGTCCCGTCCTCCATCGTGGACGTCACCGGCAAGGTCCCCGTCCTGCTGCGGGCCGGAGCGCTCGACGCGGACGAGCTCCGCAAGGTCGTACCCGACCTCGAGGTGGCCAATTGA
- a CDS encoding protein-tyrosine-phosphatase, with the protein MRSLKAPGTFRILHVSTGNVCRSPITERLTRHALADRLGDPGTGGLIVESAGTWGHEGAPMETHAETVLADFGADATGFVGRELLDDHVIRADLVLTATRDHRAQVISMGHSAGLRTFTLKEFTRLVRAIDPATLPDPEGADGVVERARALVRAAAALRGWLLAPNVEADEVYDPYGAPLPFFRSVGGEIQQALDPVVTALTGVPQA; encoded by the coding sequence CTGCGCTCCCTGAAGGCCCCCGGCACCTTCCGCATCCTCCACGTCAGCACCGGCAACGTCTGCCGCTCGCCGATCACCGAGCGGCTCACCCGGCATGCCCTCGCCGACCGGCTCGGCGACCCCGGCACCGGCGGGCTCATCGTGGAGAGCGCGGGCACCTGGGGCCACGAGGGCGCGCCCATGGAGACCCACGCCGAGACGGTCCTCGCCGACTTCGGGGCGGACGCCACCGGCTTCGTGGGCCGCGAGCTCCTCGACGACCACGTCATCCGGGCCGACCTCGTCCTCACCGCGACCCGGGACCACCGGGCCCAGGTCATCTCCATGGGGCACTCGGCCGGGCTGCGGACGTTCACCCTGAAGGAGTTCACCCGGCTGGTGCGGGCCATAGACCCCGCGACGCTGCCGGACCCGGAGGGGGCCGACGGCGTGGTCGAGCGTGCCCGCGCCCTGGTGCGGGCCGCGGCCGCGCTGCGCGGGTGGCTGCTCGCCCCCAACGTGGAGGCCGACGAGGTCTACGACCCCTACGGCGCGCCCCTGCCCTTCTTCCGCTCCGTGGGCGGCGAGATCCAGCAGGCCCTGGACCCGGTGGTCACAGCCCTGACGGGCGTCCCCCAGGCGTAG